In the Flavobacterium sp. 90 genome, TTTGATATCTTGTTTAAAACTGATGAATTGCTTGAAGAACTTAAGCAAATTTTTGATAGTAATGGGGAAGAAATTAGTCAGGAAAAATATTATGAAATCAATACGGATTGGTATAACAATAATGGTCATGGTAGTATAATTGATACTTCATTTGAAATATTAAGAAGTCTCGTTTATGAATTAGACGGACCACTTGTTTTTAATGATGTAAAAAAAATATTAGAGAATGAGGATTTTATTTTTGATGAAATAAAAGGTGATTTGCAGAAGGATGAGAAAATAAACAAAATTGTAATTCAAGAGACACAAAAAGAGGTTATAGAAGTTTGGATTAAGAAAAAGATATCTGAGATTAATTTTGATCAAATTTTTTCAATAAATGAAAATGGTTATTTATTATTACCAAATTATTACAAATGGGAAGCAGTAATTTATTTTTCACGTAAATTAAAAATACGCTTGCCAAAAGATTTTCTACTTAATTCTTTAATTATTCCTGAAACTACAGCATATGTTGATGAGGATAAATCTTGGTTTGATTTTTTTAGAGAGAATATTAATGATAATGATACTTTTAATGCTAAGGTTATAGAAAACATAAAAAATAATAACCTTTCGACATTTGTTTTAGATAAACATATAAACTATGCTCTTGAAAAAAATCTTAAATTAGTTTTCCCAGAAATTAGAAGATATTTATCAAAAGAAGGTAGAGAATATAATTTTAAAACTAAATTGTTAAGTTTTTATAAAATTGAGAATGATATTGAATTATTAAAAGAATGTTGTAGAAATATTTATTCTTTTAAGGCATGGGACGCAATTTCTATACTGCTAGAAGTAGGATTGGAGAAAGAATTTTGTATTGAAAAAGCTGTTACTTATTTAGATAATATTGACAATGATATTAATAAGTATTTTGTATCAAATGCATTAAATGTTCTCTTTCAATTAAAGTCTATAAAAGCTGTTGAGTATTATTTTAAATTTTTGAATGTTGACTTATATGATCGTGCTTATGCAAGTTATTTTATAAATTACGATGTCATTGAAAATTATAAAATATTAGAATCCTTTTTTGATCAGATTTATTTAGATAATAATTTTGATCGAATATTTTCGAATGCTGCAAATTTTTTAGATCAATATATTTTTAATCTGTCTAGAGAAGATGAATCTTATGCTAAAGTGCAAAGGATTTTATTTGGCATAAAGGAAAAATTGTTAAAGGATTCTAATGATCGAGGAATTTTTCAAATTAATTTATTAATTGATAATTCTAATAATAGTTATGTTAGTTCTAAATCAAAACCTTTATCTTTTAGTGAAGCTTTGAGTAAAGTTGAAGAAATTTTAAATTAAATAAACTTGCTCAGCAAAATCTACTAAAGTAATAACAACAATATCAATAACAACAAAAAAATGCGCAATTCACATTGCGCATTTTATATATAAGAAATTCTTTTATTAAGAATATTATTTCTCTTTCAACAACTTTTCTAAATATTCGACCTTTTCTTTTTCAGACTGAACCAAACGTTCGTAAAGCTCAACAACTTTATCAAGAGGATTAAAGTTACAATGATTAAAAGGACCATTTACTTGACCATTATTGGCACTATTATCATAAAAAGTATTAAAGTAATTAAAAACAGATTCTTCCGAGAAGTTTTCAAGTGCTTCAACTGTAACGCCAAGTGCTTTTGCAATTTCGGCAAGTTTTTTAGGATCAACTTCTTCGCTTCCTTCAATTCCGGAAATAGCTTGTTGGTTTGAGCCAATTGCCTGCGCAAGTGCTTCTTGTTTCATACCACGAAGTTCTCTGATTCGGCTAATATTTCTGCCAATGTGTTTTGGTTTAGTTGCTGTGCTCATAATTCAAAGGTATTTAAAATTCTTTTAAAAAATACTGATCGGTAAAAAACAAGATTGATTCGATAATATACCGTTTTGGTTGTTTTTTAGATTTAGTAAAAATACGCTTTTTCTTACTTTAATTGCAGTTAAGGAACAATTACATTTTCAACAGGTTTTGGTTTACTTAAATCAGAATCTTTGGTTTTTATAAACTTCAAATAAATAAAATATTCAACAAACGGAATCAGTAAAAACAAGAAGAAAAAGAACAATTCATGTTTCAGGATTTCTTTAAAAATATAATCTAAAATAGCTTGCAATTTGCGTCCCATTTCAGATTGTATCGAATTTTCGATTCGTTGAGGTTCGATTTTATCTAACTTTTGCAAAAGCGATTTGAATTGTGTGTAATCAATATCTTTTACGTTTTTCATGTTGGCTTGATCGTCAACAACTTTCATAAAACCATATACGCACGCGCTGTAAACTTCGGATTCATATTTTTTGAGCAAATACGAAGTCGACGAATTCTTAAAATTATCTACAGAAGCGTAACCGCTATTATTTTGTTTGATGTAAAGCGCCAAAGCCTGAGTCATAGATTTACTCACATCTTCAGACGATTTGGATAGCGTTTGAAGCGAATGCAAGAACTCTTTTTTCTCTTTTTCAGACGAAAATGTATTACCAATAGTTTTCGAATAAATATTAGAAGTTATGCTTTTATTCTCTGATCTCAAAACAGAATGTACGCCGTAAAAAAGCCCAATCATAGAAGAGAAATACAGAAAAACAACCATAAAATACGGAATCCAAAGCTTGGCAAACCAATTGTAATATTGTTTATCGCGAAAGAAAACATTTTTTCGGTACAAGTATACATTGAAAACGATTCCGAGAATAAGTCCAATAATTATAAATAAAACGATCCAGAAAATAAACCAACCAATATTGGGTAAAACATATTCTTTTGATATTTCCCAAATTTCAGACCAATTAATGCTATCGATAAATTCTTTCATATGTAGATTTAAGTGAGATAAAAATAGTTAAAACTTTTATTTAAATTAAAAATATTTTATGGGTTAGAAAAGTATGATTAAAGTTGTTGGAAGTATTTATAAAATTAAATTAACCCAAATATTGTCATTTCGACGGAGGAGAAATCTTCGCGAGTAACTCCGTAATCTAAAGTGACAATCTTTGTCGAGCTTCTTGTGGAGATTTGCTTCGCCTGTTCGCTATCGCTCGGGTCTCCTCCGTCGAAATGACAATATCGGGTTTACATTGTAGATTTTGTTACGTTTTTATCTTTGTCAAAGTTTAAAACTTTGACAAAGATTTCGTCGCGATAAGCTTTTTCATTTAAAGCTTTTATCATAAAAATCGAAATGACAAAAACTTAGCGACTTAGCGTCTTTGCGAGAAACCCATTCGCCACACTATTATATTTCCTTTAACTATTTTTTAACAAATCATGAGAGAAAAGTTATATTAATTAAAAAAATAAACTACATTTGCTCTCGAAATAAAAATAAAAGAATACATATGAACCTGTCAGCAATAAAAAATAGCAATCGTTTAGCGGAAGATTTTCCGGCTAAAGATTCAGGGCGTAATATGTATTTTATGGAATAGAAGGGTAAATTGTAGTTTCGAAACTCAGCATAAATATATAAAAGCGTCCTAATTGGGACGCTTTTTTTGTTTTAGACGCGTTTCTCCCGAAGCTTCGGGATGTTCAGATTGACAATAAAATGATAAAAAATAACCATTAACTAAAAATAATTAAAAAAATAATCGACCAAATGTTTAATGATTAAAATAAATAGCGAAATATAATCTTGAAAAGTAATCTGGTGAGAGACAGTCATTTGATACAAAAGGAGATCTGCCTCAGTTGGCGGACAGGGATTTCTATAGGTTTATTTAAGGGTTAACTATTTGATTATCAATAAAATAATTTCAAAAAAGATTTGGATAATTGATTTTTTCGACTTTATCTTTGCCGAAGAAAATCTGGAACACGGATTTCGAATAATAACAACGATTTCAATTTATAATACAATACACAAAATGGATTTTATTAAAAAAATATATAACGTACAAGCCCTATACCCAAGCTCAGAACTTGGACGTATAGCAATACAGGTGCATGAATATAGGCAATAGGATACGCATATCTTATTAGATCTCATGAAAGCACCTTTAATCGGGTGCTTTTTTTATGCCCAAAAATTAATGATTCCGTATTTCAATTGGTAGAAAAGAGGTGAATAACTTTAGAATGAAGGTTCGACCCCTTCCGGAATAACAAGTTCTCTAGAAGGAATGTTTTTGAAGGTTTTAAAAAGGTTCAAAGGCGCAGAGGTTCAAAGGTTCAAAGAAAAAAACTTAGCGACTCAGTATCTCAGAACCTTAGAACCTTCAAAAAAACTGAGAAGATAACGGTGGTTGTTTACCCGCTTTGGATGCGGGAGGTCGTAGGTTCGAATCCTACTTCTCAGACAAGGTTTTGTAAAGTTACAAAGGAGCAGAGGTTCAAAGGTTCAGAGGAAAAAAACTTTGCGACTTTGCGTCTTTGCGAGAGATTGACCAAGTGCGCTAAGAAAAAAAACTTAGCAACTTAGTATCTCAGTACCTCAGAACCTTAAAAAAAAAGCTGGAATGGCGGAATTGGTAGACGCGACTGATTTAGAATCGGTATTTTGAGAGTTCGAATCTCTTTTCCTGAACTAAAATGTTGTACAAAGTAATGTATAATCTAAAAAAATAAAAGATGAAAAAGATAAGTACACTATTCGCTAAAGATCCAAAGAATTTGGCAAGAGTAATAAATAAGATAAATGCCGAAAATGCTTGGGTAATTAATGGTGACGCCATTGCAACAAGAAAATTTGACGGAACATCTGTAGCCATTATTGATGGTGAATTGTTCAAAAGATTTGATGCCAAAAAAGGACGCGCAATTCCGTTAGGTGCAATTCCGTGTCAGGAAGCAGATTTGATTTCAGGACATCATCCGCACTGGATAAAATGTGATCGCATGAAATCTGAAGATAAGTTTTTCTTCGAAGGATTTGATTCTTTAGAAATTAAAGAAGATGGAACTTACGAATTATGCGGACCAAAAGTACAGGGAAATCCTGAAAAATTAGAGAAACATACTTTAATTAAACACGGAAGCGAAGTACTTGATTTTGTAAATCTTGGGTTTGAGGATTTAGAAAAATTCTTATCAGAAAATGATATCGAAGGAATTGTTTTTCACCATATCGCAGATGACAGAATGTGTAAGTTAAGAAAATCTGATTTCGGAATTAAACGCCTGGAATTGGAAAAAGTTTAGAAAGAGTTTTGCTGCAAAGGTTCAAAGGTGCAGAGGTTCAAAGGTTCAAAGAAAAAAAAGTTAGTGTCTTTGTGCCTTAGTGGCAAAAAAATAAATAAATATTAGAAATTATGAAACAAGATTACAACCGAATTGCTCTTGTAGGAATAGAACAAGAAGAATATGATATTATAAAAGCCAATTATTCTGGACATATTATTTGGCATCAATCAATTCCGAAAATTGTTGTTAAAGATGAAGTTCTTTATATGGAAAAATCAAACGGAATCGGAATGTTGCCTGTAGACAAAGTGGTTTATTATGGAATTTACGACAATGATTTTGACTTTATTTCTGGTTTGGCAATCTGGCGAGGTGCTTGTTATCCTAATGCTGCTGCGATGTTGGATTGTCGTTTTAAGATTCCGTGTCTGGTAAAAGCTTTAGCTCATTCGAGATTTAGCGCGCCACGAGGATTTATTAGCGCAGGCGCTTCGGTAAATGTTGGCAATGATACTGTTGCTAAATGGGGAAACTGGCATTGTGGCGAAAACAAACATCGTTTTACAGGAGAATGGGAAAGCGAATTTACCGCAACAACTGAACCTTATTACGAAGGTGAAGCCGTTAGGATTATGATAATTGGAGATGTTTATTGGCAAATAAAACTGGAAGGTGATTCGTGGTTAAAATCAATTCACCCGGATAATGCCGGATTTATGGAGGTTGATACTGAGTTACTTGCTGATACTTTGCATATTAAAAACACTTTGAATATGGATATGATTGGTAATGATTATATCGTTGCAAAAGACGGTTCTAAATATTTATTAGAAGTAAATCATATTCCAAACATAACCCGATTTGAAGACGTAAGACAAGTCTATTTATCGACCGTAATTGAATGGATAAAATAAAATTTTTGCACTGCGCAAAATCATTGCGCAGTGTAATTTGAATATTTGCTCAGGAAATAAAAAACGTTCTTTTAAAAAATGAAATACATCAAAGGAAACTTTGATTTACAATATCAAACAAGTCCTGTTGCGTGTTTCTGTATAGCACCATTGTAGGGAACTTTTCGCGAAAGCGTATTATGTTTTTCTATGCAACTTGATTTGGAGGTTTTAGGTTGTTTTCCAAAAAACGATCACAAACTATGTTGTGGGTTCGAGTCCCACTCGCAGCAATGCGATAACTCAATTGGATAGAGTAATAGAAATCAGACTCAAAATCTGTTTTTTAGAGACCATCACTCTTAAAAAGATGACCATTGAAAAAAAACTGATTTGTCTTTGTCAGTGAAACCTGGATTTTAGAATCCAAAAGTTTCACACTCAGGATAAAACCAGTGCGAACAGAAACGTATTTTGAAATACTCTTTTTCTTTTCGGTTTGATTGTTTGAGCGATTTTTTTAGAATTTAGAATCGCTTTCACAAAATAGAATTGCAAAACAATTGGAATATACAAAACTCCAACTATTCGTCCGTTTTCTCAGAGGAGAGAGACATTGAGGTTTTTTTATTTTTAGAGAAGATAGAAGCTGCTTAGTAGAAGCAAGATTTTAGAAGCAAGATTGTTGTGGATAGAATATAGAGAATAGAAAATAGAGGCAAGATTTTAGAAGCAAGATTGTTGAGAGTAGAAAATTGGCTTGAGAAAATAGACTTGAGAATAAAGATTATAGAGAATAGAGGCAAGATTTTAGAAGCAAGATTGTTGTGCTTAGAAAATTGACTTGATAAAATAGATTTTAGAAAATAGAAAATATAACTAAGTTTTTTGGCGGTTACAGAACATGAAACATGAAACCAAAAAAACTTGAAACAAAAATATAAAAAGATGATAAAGAAAGTAAAAATCGAGGCTTACCAAGTGGGTTTGGTGTTCGAAAACAGAAAATTAGTTAACGTTATTGAGCAAGGTTTACATTGGATTTTTGGGAACAAGAATGTAATGATTTACGATATGAATGCGAATTTCATTGCTCCGTTTGAGTTGAATGTTTTGTTGGAAAACGAAATATTGGCTTCAATGTTAGATGTTGTGGCTGTTGCCGATAACGAGATTGTTTTGCAATTCGTGAACGGAAACTTTAAAGGAACTTTGGCCGCAGGAAGATATGCGTTCTGGAAAGGAATTGTGAAAAATGAATTTACCAGAGTGGATCTTTCTAAGATTGAAATCACAGAGAATGTTTCGGTGAATTTGTTAGAACACAATCAGTTGAAATACTATGTTCGAAAATTTATCGTGTCTAGCAACGACAAAGCTTTGTTGTTTGTGAATGGAACTTTCGTGAAAGAATTAAAAGCGGGAACGCATTATTTCTGGAATAATACGATTACAATCGAAGTTAAAACTGTTGATGCAAGACAACAACAAGTGGAGATTTCCGGTCAAGAATTGCTGACAAAAGATAAGGCAGGATTAAGAATCAATTTCTTTGTGAGA is a window encoding:
- a CDS encoding helix-turn-helix transcriptional regulator; the protein is MSTATKPKHIGRNISRIRELRGMKQEALAQAIGSNQQAISGIEGSEEVDPKKLAEIAKALGVTVEALENFSEESVFNYFNTFYDNSANNGQVNGPFNHCNFNPLDKVVELYERLVQSEKEKVEYLEKLLKEK
- a CDS encoding slipin family protein — encoded protein: MIKKVKIEAYQVGLVFENRKLVNVIEQGLHWIFGNKNVMIYDMNANFIAPFELNVLLENEILASMLDVVAVADNEIVLQFVNGNFKGTLAAGRYAFWKGIVKNEFTRVDLSKIEITENVSVNLLEHNQLKYYVRKFIVSSNDKALLFVNGTFVKELKAGTHYFWNNTITIEVKTVDARQQQVEISGQELLTKDKAGLRINFFVRYQVIDIMKALVDNKDFEKQLYVAMQLALRAFVGGLTLDELLAKKDAIAEAILAEVTVKIDELGLTISDAGIRDVILPGDMKEIMNQVLVAEKKAQANSIMRREETAATRSLLNTAKLMEENEMLWKLKEMEYVEKIADKIGEITISGSGNVIGQLKEIFVK